One window of the Manihot esculenta cultivar AM560-2 chromosome 14, M.esculenta_v8, whole genome shotgun sequence genome contains the following:
- the LOC110600238 gene encoding transcription factor IBH1-like 1 codes for MRAPQSLKQEFLKKWMVGLQLCESTNQNMSILERKKAIKLSADIAMASTRNGMTCWSRALVAKTSTDFGNKVLVDNILLASQSEKLKNKRTIIRRKKILRKSHRARKARGGRVVARSLAKEMVKKRTQVLKSLVPGGEFMDDVSLIEETLDYIVSLRAQVDVMRTLAKATELMNGK; via the coding sequence ATGCGTGCGCCTCAGTCACTCAAGCAAGAATTTCTCAAGAAATGGATGGTGGGTCTCCAGTTATGTGAATCTACAAACCAGAACATGAGCATCTTAGAAAGGAAGAAGGCAATAAAGCTATCAGCAGACATTGCTATGGCTTCAACAAGAAATGGCATGACTTGTTGGAGTCGTGCTTTGGTTGCAAAAACTTCAACAGATTTTGGTAATAAAGTCCTTGttgataatatattgttagctTCACAGTCTGAGAAGCTAAAAAACAAGAGAACCATCATTAGAAGAAAGAAGATCTTGAGGAAGAGTCATCGTGCTAGAAAAGCAAGAGGTGGCCGTGTAGTTGCTAGATCTCTTGCAAAAGAGATGGTGAAGAAAAGAACACAAGTGTTGAAGAGTCTTGTGCCTGGAGGAGAATTTATGGATGATGTCTCTTTGATTGAAGAAACCCTAGATTATATAGTATCCCTTCGAGCTCAGGTTGATGTAATGCGTACTCTTGCTAAAGCCACAGAGCTGATGAATGGTAAATAG